Genomic segment of Corticium candelabrum chromosome 16, ooCorCand1.1, whole genome shotgun sequence:
ATCATATGGGGTGTCGGTGGGCCTTCTCTTTGTTCGGCACTGCTGTACTTCAATTCAACCAACGAGTTGTAAATCTCTGCCGTCTCAAACGTGAGCTGCCTGCATATGACCAAATAGAATTGTGGGTTCAGCTGTTTTGCTGTCTCGAGCAGCATGTCTGCTCTACGTTTGTGCATTCTGCACTGACGATCGATGTCGTGTTCGAAGAATGCCAGATTCTTAAACAGCTGACTGTAGTCTTGAGTGATGCTGACGTAGTCGGTGACATAGCCATCCAGAACGTAAAATTGTCGTGCTAGATCCAGATGTTTTTGACCAAGGATAAATACATGCCTTGCATCTTCGAAAGTTAAGACATGTGAGACAGGTGTGTCACCTTCAAACGCACTGACATCGAGATCAAACTGAGCGACTTCGTGAGATGCTTCCATTGGTGTTTCACTACTAGACGTGATTTCTGTGTCATTTTCTGCACTCTGTATTGCTGACTTTGATTCCTGAAGAAGGTTGAGACAATACTTCACCCAACACCGTGAAATATCGGCTCTACACTTCAGCAGTTTCTCTGATTGGTCTTGCTGATCACACCCATCGTTCTGGGAAACCATCTTGCTggcagcagctgcaaaacaataaataacacTAGCAGATACACAACATATTAAGACTAGGAGTTGTTCAGTATTTGTATTTTCAAAGTCTGGTATTGCAATCAAATGTCGACAAAACAAGACAGCTATTTGTTGCTTCCAAAATATTGTTTAGATTCATTGTACATATCGTAAGTAAAAAAGTTACTTGTGTGCTGTTTCATTACAGACAATGCACCAGTTACAGCAGTGACTTCAGTGTGGGTCTTAGATTCGTGGCACTTCAGTGACACTTGATCCTACACCTAATCCTAATCCTCTTCAAGGTTCTGCTATTACAATTCTAGTCAAATGTCAGTCATTGACTGATCGGGATTAGAGATCAAATCCTGATCCTGATGCTGAGCAGTCGTCTGCCCATACTCAATCCGTTATCAGTTGTAATGACTTAGCTACATTAAAATTAAGATATATGTGTAGCTtcatacatacagactgactgtaGAACAATAAGACATTTTTGCCCCACATGCGGTCTCTTACTACAGTATGACTATCAGCCGACTAAATCATAGTCAATGAATTTTGGAAAATTTGTGGTACCAGATCATGCCAATACTAAGAACTGTATGGTTAAGTTTAACAACTGCTAGTCCAAGATATAAACtatcatgtacagtacaccctcACATATTCAACCCCCTTTGGGCAAGTCACAAAGGAATAGaggttggataagtgaaaagaACGGATTAGCCAAGCATTGGAGCTTCAACTGTATCTTGGAGTTCCAGTCCGGTTTTTGGAGTCCCAGTATGTACATGGTCTAAACTCTGAATCATGTACAATACGCTGGTGATAAAATGATTTCATGAAGACATACTACGAGTAATATATGCAATCTACAATCACCAAACTAATCCTAGAAGACTCCATATCTTTTGCTGCCATCACTACACGTTGAAACTGTGCTTGCACCAACTGGCTTCCGATGTCATATCCACTTAGCGAAAACAGTTGGATATTTCAAAGGTCTACTGTATAAACTACAGTATATCTCTGGCATATGTACTCTACCAGACAAACACTAAATAAAATTactttcagctatgagccataagaaacgggactttgtaaagtcacgtgactaagcGAGTAGCTTACTCAAAAGGGGTTAAAGCATGTTCGGGATGTGTGGCTCTGTACCTATGTGTGTGACAATGACTTTGTAAATCTTGCCCTGTGACAACGACACACAATTCTTAGTGTTATCGAACTTGTGGTCACATGAAACAACAGTCGCTTTGTACAATGTTAGATAGATTTTTCAAGCACCACGCTTTGAAGCAAAAATCATTCAAATTTACAATCTTCACAACAAGTCGATCGTTTCTTTGAAGAgttcatagctgtagaagcaaGGGTGACAACACAGCTTCAAGTAGTAATAATAAGCAACAGCTAACTACATAATTCATAAATCTATTAAATCTATTGTTTCTTACCAAGACAGTGTCTTGTAGACATGTAGTCGCCCACAGTTATGTAGTATTGAGACAGAGTGGCACAGTTAAGTGCCCACTCAATTGAATCAAACTGTCTTGTCTCCAGTTGCCTTCTAAGAGTAGCATAACAGTATTCTGCTGACTCTGACCTCTTCTGCAGCTTATCGTATATCTGTGCTAGATAAaagagtgtgtgcgtgtgctctGACTCAAACGCCATCTGCCTCTCCTCTTCTGGAGTGAGATGCTCATCATCAATAAATAGATCTCTGATAACAAATGGTGCTACTTCTGTGCTGGCCAAATAGTCTGAATACAACTGCTCAGAGCCCTGAAAAAAGGACAAACTCAGGTGGCCATAAGCCAACAAAATAGATCCACAATTAATTGTACCCCTACCTCAACGAGTTGCTACATAGCAAGATGCAAAGAGTTGCTACATAGCCAAATACAGCGTTGTTCAGAGCCGCAGCTTTATGGTAGTCTAGACATTCAGGGGCAGATGCAATATCTCAAAGAGGGAATCACTCCGTGACACATTATACTTGACCACACCCTTTACAAAAACAGGGCGTGTTCGATTTGCAGTTCCGGCAGTTTTAAAACTGCCGGAACTCACTTTCGATTTACTTCTGAAAGTTCTCAAACTGGTTCTGACAGTTCTGTCCAAGGAGctggaactgctagaactgacGGAAATGACAAGCCTCTTTTCTGCAAAGTCGCAGAAATGTGATGGTGCAAAATTTTACAGacagcaataataataatagtttCATGCACTCTATTGCTCCGTTTGAGGAAGATCGGCGTCTATCACAAGGTCAACAAGAGGCACTGTTAGCTAAAGTCGCTCTGACAGTCGATGGATCGGTAGCTAATGAAGCCCTAGTAGGTGTTGACATTGCTTCGATTAGCAGTTCCGGTTAGCAGTTCCAGTTCACAAAGCAGATGTTTATTCAATTTAGGTCTGGTTCTGTCAGTTCCAACAGTAGCAACACACCCTCAgtttcagttctagaactgcaaatcgaaTGCTCTGCAGTGTAACCCTCACAAACATTGTTGTCGTCTTTGAACTAAATGCATAATGGGTATATGTACAAAAATGTGTGAGAAAAGCaatgatcagtttgaaaaagaCACACCTGGAAGAATATTCTGTCAAATAAAACGTTCAACTCCTTAGCAAAAAAAcagtagcctcgaacttccagaccagagagcgcccgaactctagtctggaccaagtcgatactaaaatgatttcggaaatagccttctaagccaatcagctacTACAACCcaaatctcggttgtaaattctgattggcttagcaataattggttatgctaagtgcactaacgctgattgcgtgtgtgtgaaatcctcatgggtagctaagtgcacgccagaacaatgatGTTAGACTCtagtgcacgcacacatcttagttttagtttcagcttcagttctttgatattttcaagcttgagGTGACAGatcatgcacagcagcgttgATAGAatatcacctttgacaactggtcgagcggtagtctcactagtcgagcggttagactagctagcggtctgccgaagaatcaaagagtcgtcgtttcatgccatccaccaagatatcgccgcaaacaaggcagacgtctcttctttgttcgtgagatctcatggcatttacaaatgatatgttgatctaggtaaaacgatcctacgctgttagacaccatttagaATTGCTATTGATAactacttccgaaatcattttagtatcgacttggtccagactagagttcacgcgctctctggtctggaaattcgaggctaaaAAAACAGCTCAATCCTAGAGAACATGACAGTTTGTCCGCAATCAAAGACAGTCCAGTATTGCAAGCAAGTATTTACAAGCCAAGGTTGTAAGTAGGAATAAAGATCATGCTGAGGGAAGTTCATCCCTTACGCCCTACCTTGGATCTGCAACCGACACTTCCGGCCAGTATGTAATACAACAAAATAAAGCATAAGCAGGCAAACCTACTAAAGTCTGTCCACGATGACTTCTCCCTCAGTAAATCCTGAATAACTAATCTATTGACAGCAAGGTCTTAGAGACATGCTAAACACTTCATTTTAGAGCTCATGGTCATGCCGTTCTTTGAGAGTGCATTGCAGACAAATCCCCCAACCTTGTTACGCAAATTGTTTACCTAGGTACTCTAACCGATAGACAGCCTTtcaattgaaagacaaaccCACCCCTTAGGCTAATTACTAGTTGCTCATTAGATAACTCTGACAACATCTGCCCACGCAAGAACCACACAAGTGTCTGGAGGGGGGAGTGAGAAGTCGGAGTGAGAAGTCGGAGTGAACTGACTTTAGTAGTGCTCATTTAATAAAGGATAGTATGCTCTTAAGCTTTTCACAAAAGCAAAAACTATAAGGAGAAAGGTACAATGGTAGTGCCTCAAATGAAGGCCCAGGAGTGTTCAGCAAAATCACCATCCATGACATTCACAGCTTGTAAGACTACTCTCATTTAAAGGAGTTAGCACAGTAAAGACATATCTATGCCAGCATTTTGAATTTTGCCAGCATTTTAAATCACTTCGGTGTATTTTGaactccattaattaattaattagcattacacacacacacacgcacacgcacacacgcacacacacgcacgcacgtacacacacacacacacacacacacacacacacacacacacacacacacacacacacacacaccacttcacGCCACCAAAGTCCAGACTTTTTATGTCTGGACATACAGCAATAACGCACCTTTGCAAATTGCAATGCTTTCTCGTAGTTCTCTCTTCCTGACCACAATACTCCCAACATGTTCAAAACTTTCACCGCTAAGCAGCAATATCGCGGCGTCATCTTCTCCGACTCGATTGACTGAAGTGACAAAACCAACTTCTCCTCTCCTACACTCGTTTCCTCTGCTTCGATGTAGTTGCATCCTAGCA
This window contains:
- the LOC134192099 gene encoding KIF-binding protein-like, whose protein sequence is MAADLSFSLWRTSVCLPKFDEAVHLSDVESHNDPEEEPFRSHYKARDIWKQIEQELKEREPAMEESEQRCAVAIHSAINYMLGCNYIEAEETSVGEEKLVLSLQSIESEKMTPRYCCLAVKVLNMLGVLWSGRENYEKALQFAKGSEQLYSDYLASTEVAPFVIRDLFIDDEHLTPEEERQMAFESEHTHTLFYLAQIYDKLQKRSESAEYCYATLRRQLETRQFDSIEWALNCATLSQYYITVGDYMSTRHCLAAASKMVSQNDGCDQQDQSEKLLKCRADISRCWVKYCLNLLQESKSAIQSAENDTEITSSSETPMEASHEVAQFDLDVSAFEGDTPVSHVLTFEDARHVFILGQKHLDLARQFYVLDGYVTDYVSITQDYSQLFKNLAFFEHDIDRQCRMHKRRADMLLETAKQLNPQFYLVICRQLTFETAEIYNSLVELKYSSAEQREGPPTPHMIKKINQLVQQSIDQFQAFVDSFRDHKKEMPKTFEADSLHPVLVSKFYVARLYTKFIVSDKSQRVQNMKKALDLYQGLLDYSDAHPDMPPVFNEELSVCKEMVQLMPLKMTKIMQGP